A genomic region of Gossypium hirsutum isolate 1008001.06 chromosome D01, Gossypium_hirsutum_v2.1, whole genome shotgun sequence contains the following coding sequences:
- the LOC107905361 gene encoding putative phytosulfokines 6, with amino-acid sequence MKAKFSGFITFLFLAFLLLCSSSVSARLLLQINNHGEKELKANEMMMIQADRKDDFSELMGAEECYEKDEECVKRRMMADAHLDYIYTQNHKP; translated from the exons atgAAGGCAAAATTTTCTGGGTTTATAACCTTTTTGTTCTtagcttttcttcttctttgttctTCCTCAGTATCTGCTCGTTTGCTGCTGCAAATCAACAACCATG gtgaaaaggAGCTTAAAGCAAACGAGATGATGATGATTCAAGCTGATAGAAAAGATGATTTCTCAGAG TTGATGGGAGCAGAAGAGTGTtatgagaaagatgaagaatgtGTGAAAAGGAGGATGATGGCAGATGCTCATTTGGATTATATTTATACTCAAAATCATAAGCCTTAG
- the LOC107905360 gene encoding putative phytosulfokines 6 isoform X2, whose translation MKQKIVGFISFLSLAFLLLCCSSTSARLLMQINHGEKEVKANEMIIQADAKDDFSNLIGAEKCYEKDEECLERRMIADAGLDYIYSQSNKP comes from the exons ATGAAGCAAAAGATTGTAGGGTTTATAAGCTTTTTGTCGTtagcttttcttcttctttgttgcTCCTCAACATCTGCTCGTTTGCTCATGCAGATCAACCATG GTGAAAAGGAGGTTAAAGCAAACGAGATGATCATTCAAGCAGATGCTAAAGATGATTTCTCAAAT TTGATTGGAGCAGAAAAGTGTtatgagaaagatgaagaatgtTTGGAAAGAAGGATGATTGCAGATGCTGGTCTGGATTACATATACAGCCAAAGTAATAAGCCTTGA
- the LOC107905360 gene encoding putative phytosulfokines 6 isoform X1, whose protein sequence is MKQKIVGFISFLSLAFLLLCCSSTSARLLMQINHETGEKEVKANEMIIQADAKDDFSNLIGAEKCYEKDEECLERRMIADAGLDYIYSQSNKP, encoded by the exons ATGAAGCAAAAGATTGTAGGGTTTATAAGCTTTTTGTCGTtagcttttcttcttctttgttgcTCCTCAACATCTGCTCGTTTGCTCATGCAGATCAACCATG AAACAGGTGAAAAGGAGGTTAAAGCAAACGAGATGATCATTCAAGCAGATGCTAAAGATGATTTCTCAAAT TTGATTGGAGCAGAAAAGTGTtatgagaaagatgaagaatgtTTGGAAAGAAGGATGATTGCAGATGCTGGTCTGGATTACATATACAGCCAAAGTAATAAGCCTTGA